The following are encoded together in the Longimicrobium terrae genome:
- a CDS encoding LytR/AlgR family response regulator transcription factor → MISVLVVDDERPARQRICALLEGHPDFAVVGECGNGREAVSAIREIHPDLVFLDVQMPEVDGFGVAEEIGADQMPMVVFATAYDEFALRAFDAHAIDYLLKPFDEERFQRTLNRVRAQLSGGRADMEERLRALVHEMSSQAVRMDRIPVRVGPRTRFVDLADVDYMEADDNYVRLHVGERSYLIRETMSALESRLPPSRFVRIHRSLIVNVARVQEVEPGFSGEYVVFLTCGARLTSTRTYRARIQAVLHL, encoded by the coding sequence ATGATTTCCGTTCTGGTGGTGGATGACGAGCGGCCGGCGCGCCAGCGCATCTGCGCGCTGCTGGAGGGGCACCCGGATTTCGCGGTGGTGGGCGAGTGCGGAAACGGACGCGAGGCGGTCAGCGCCATCCGCGAGATCCATCCCGACCTCGTGTTTCTGGACGTGCAGATGCCGGAGGTGGATGGGTTCGGCGTGGCCGAGGAGATCGGCGCGGACCAGATGCCCATGGTGGTGTTCGCCACCGCCTACGACGAGTTCGCGCTGCGGGCGTTTGACGCGCACGCCATCGACTATCTGCTCAAGCCGTTTGACGAGGAGCGTTTTCAGCGCACGCTGAACCGGGTTCGGGCACAGCTCAGCGGCGGCCGCGCAGACATGGAGGAGCGGCTGCGCGCCCTGGTGCACGAGATGAGCAGCCAGGCCGTGCGGATGGACCGCATTCCCGTCCGGGTAGGGCCGCGCACCCGGTTCGTGGACCTGGCCGACGTGGATTACATGGAGGCGGACGACAACTACGTGCGGCTGCACGTGGGCGAGCGGTCGTACCTGATCCGTGAAACCATGAGCGCGCTGGAAAGCCGGCTGCCGCCTTCGCGCTTCGTGCGCATCCACCGCTCGCTGATTGTGAACGTGGCGCGCGTGCAGGAGGTGGAGCCCGGATTTTCCGGCGAGTACGTGGTGTTTCTCACCTGCGGCGCCCGCCTCACCTCCACGCGGACGTACCGCGCCCGCATCCAGGCCGTGCTGCACCTGTGA
- a CDS encoding acyl-CoA desaturase codes for MSAHQPAAAAHSDDEFHDDIIYPATIPFVLVHLACFAAFWTGVTVNALIVCMVLYVVRMFGITAGYHRYFSHRSFKTSRAGQFVLAWIAQSSAQRGALWWAAVHRHHHRHSDTEMDVHSPRMRGFLYSHVGWIFDRKHAETEMDAVPDLAKHRELVLLERYPLIPAIVLAVGCFVFGGWTGLVVGFFWSTVLLFHGTFFINSLAHVTGSQRYVTGDDSRNNWWLAIITLGEGWHNNHHAYQRSTRQGFRWYEFDPTFYALRALSWVGLVWELGEPPAEVVNNERKLGAAVVEKVARQLAASFPIDGIAAQAHAALAHAPHLEDLRAALRSAQSQAATAMAAMHLPHVPSVDEVRQYAERTLARTPSMDQIAERARHLVVEAVCARLAERLSPA; via the coding sequence ATGTCCGCACACCAGCCCGCCGCCGCCGCGCACAGCGACGACGAATTCCACGACGACATCATCTACCCGGCCACCATCCCGTTCGTCCTGGTGCACCTGGCGTGCTTCGCGGCGTTCTGGACCGGGGTGACGGTGAACGCGCTGATCGTGTGCATGGTGCTGTACGTGGTGCGCATGTTCGGCATCACCGCCGGCTACCACCGCTACTTTTCGCACCGCTCGTTCAAGACCAGCCGCGCCGGGCAGTTCGTGCTCGCGTGGATCGCGCAGAGCTCGGCGCAGCGCGGGGCGCTGTGGTGGGCCGCCGTCCATCGCCATCACCACCGCCACAGCGACACGGAAATGGACGTGCACTCGCCCCGCATGCGCGGCTTTCTGTACTCGCACGTGGGCTGGATCTTTGACCGCAAGCACGCCGAAACGGAGATGGACGCCGTTCCGGATCTGGCGAAGCACCGCGAACTGGTGCTCCTGGAGCGCTATCCGCTGATTCCCGCCATCGTGCTGGCCGTGGGCTGCTTCGTGTTCGGCGGATGGACGGGGCTGGTGGTGGGCTTCTTCTGGAGCACGGTGCTGCTGTTTCACGGCACGTTCTTCATCAACTCGCTGGCGCACGTCACCGGCAGCCAGCGCTACGTGACGGGCGACGACAGTCGCAACAACTGGTGGCTGGCCATCATCACGCTGGGCGAGGGGTGGCACAACAACCACCACGCCTACCAGCGCTCCACGCGCCAGGGCTTTCGCTGGTACGAGTTCGACCCGACGTTCTACGCCCTGCGCGCGCTGTCGTGGGTGGGGCTGGTGTGGGAACTGGGCGAGCCGCCGGCCGAGGTGGTGAACAACGAGCGCAAGCTGGGCGCGGCCGTGGTGGAAAAGGTGGCCCGCCAGCTGGCCGCGTCGTTCCCCATCGACGGGATCGCCGCGCAGGCGCACGCCGCGCTGGCCCACGCGCCGCACCTGGAAGACCTGCGCGCCGCCCTCCGCAGCGCGCAGTCGCAGGCGGCCACGGCGATGGCGGCCATGCACCTGCCGCACGTGCCTTCGGTAGATGAGGTGCGCCAGTACGCCGAGCGCACTCTGGCCCGCACCCCCAGCATGGACCAGATTGCGGAGCGCGCCCGCCACCTGGTGGTGGAAGCCGTCTGCGCGCGGCTGGCCGAGCGGTTGAGCCCCGCGTAA
- a CDS encoding TetR/AcrR family transcriptional regulator has product MPGRKVPEEQRRLEILKAAYRVAGRERLTGLTAQAVAAEAGVSKGLVFFHFGNRDGLLVALLKWLLGITLVGPDMPELLAGRTPGERLMSALRRDVEALPRQRERVELFFDFWVMGTRHPEVQRAIRAALDGYRDAYRPLAQAVVDADPARFGGIGAEGLAGVVAGFIEGCAIQAVMDPERFNVESYMRTLAALVAEAGNPRRAE; this is encoded by the coding sequence ATGCCCGGTCGCAAGGTCCCCGAAGAACAGCGCAGGCTCGAGATCCTGAAGGCGGCGTACCGCGTGGCCGGGCGCGAGCGCCTGACCGGGCTGACCGCGCAGGCCGTGGCGGCGGAGGCCGGGGTGAGCAAGGGGCTGGTGTTTTTTCACTTCGGCAACCGCGACGGGCTTCTGGTTGCGCTGCTGAAATGGCTGCTGGGCATTACGCTGGTGGGGCCGGACATGCCGGAGCTGCTGGCCGGCCGCACGCCGGGCGAGCGGCTGATGTCCGCCCTGCGCCGCGACGTGGAGGCCCTTCCGCGCCAGCGCGAGCGCGTGGAGCTGTTCTTTGACTTCTGGGTGATGGGAACGCGCCACCCGGAGGTGCAGCGCGCCATTCGCGCCGCGCTGGACGGCTACCGCGACGCGTACCGGCCGCTGGCGCAGGCCGTGGTGGACGCGGACCCGGCGCGCTTCGGCGGGATCGGGGCGGAGGGGCTGGCGGGGGTGGTGGCGGGGTTCATCGAGGGGTGCGCCATTCAGGCCGTGATGGACCCGGAGCGCTTCAACGTGGAAAGCTACATGCGCACCCTGGCCGCGCTGGTGGCGGAAGCCGGAAATCCGCGCCGCGCGGAATAG
- a CDS encoding PAS domain S-box protein → MNPTHSVPLVLLSLAIAIVASYAALVLAGRVTASRGSAHQRWLVAGGIALGTGIWSMNFVGLLALRLPVPIGHDVPDSVFALMVAIAASLVALHTATGPTLPGRRFGIAGLVMGAGFTGMLFLNLSGMDGPVVVHFEPERVLLSGLVITVVSLCGLWVAFHLRDPEDRRPEWQRGAASVVLGCAVALAHHTGTFAARFGAVGAALPVPRDFVPGNTALTTAVALAAGTLLLLAVYGARIDLRARTHAAVVLERITDGFLAFDPGGTCTYANRAAEELLGRPRQAMLGRRLHDIIPGAENSALEQACRRAMAEQATANVEEFNDALQLWLEVHVYPSDDGLSVYVRDVTSRRKAGDALRRREQQLADAQRIAQLGSWESGGPGTPITWSREAYRIFGQDPETFVLTRESYMACVHPDDRERIQAEFARAAATGEEFGFEKRIVRPDGEVRVIFAHGTAAVDPTGGPPRFTGTVQDITDRKAAEQRLREADRMLDAVIQSSPLAVMAVDTAGAVTLWNPAAERVFGWKADEVLGQPVPVIPEEQGELLRTLLAQGPAAPGIRLRELQRRHRDGRMVDVSLSAAPLMNPGGEVAGAVAIVADNTAQRAASEALRNSEERFRELAENIREVFWIKGPGDGPVLYVSPAAEQVWNMSPDTLMGDPDRFLAKVHPDDRGTVLRARTAVQADATEFEYRIVRPDGEVRWVRDRGFPVRDAAGAVVRVVGVAEDITARRAADQALRAGERQAHKMAERMRAVAAAAGATIGAQSREALRDVLAEAVRRVIPSDTFTFATLLPDEWALWYLGDYDAGVYGGSRPVPLAGTPGEGVIRGRRPLLIRRSSEAAARGGILWGTGVRSESSIRVPILSGGDVLGMITVQSYTPELYDEQDVEVLEALAALAATALRNIRLREEQNAAQEALRRSEADYRGLFENAHDAILIIDPDGERVLDVNPRACELYGYPREQFVGMAMEAVSVDAEMGRARVLEALKPGVPRHFELVQRVAGGAELHVEVIATAVPYRGGRAILSINRDITERRQAEDALRASELKFRSVTHSAADAIVTIDSEGCIVSWNRGAETVFGYCEAEALGQALEIMMPERFRERHRAGVQRMAHTGDLSLQDTTLELVGMRRDGTEFPLEASLALWDVGGRRFATRIMRDVSERRRSEEALRRSQQKLAQAQKMEAVGRLAGGVAHDFNNLLTVIGGNADLLILDRGGDDDLCEQLGEIKQAADRAAALTRQLLAFSRQQVLQPRLLDLDAVVSGMHKMLSRLIAEHVDVVLRLHGSLPPVKADPTQMEQVILNLAVNARDAMPDGGRLLIRTDAVRLEQPELRAGFELPAGPYVVLSVTDTGHGIEPAALGRIFEPFFTTKAEGHGTGLGLATVYGIVQQSGGWIDVASEPDRGTRFEVFLPSVAAEVDAPEAGAGAGTHAARGSGTVLLVEDNAAVRLVGSRALTRSGYTVLDAGDGEEGLKVAAAYDGRIDLVVTDVVMPRMGGRELARRLSESRPETRVIFTSGFTEDSVLRPETFEPGAHFLPKPYGPAELVRHAMDVLAEV, encoded by the coding sequence ATGAACCCCACCCACTCGGTCCCGCTGGTTCTTCTTTCCCTCGCCATCGCCATCGTGGCCTCGTACGCCGCGCTGGTGCTGGCGGGGCGCGTTACGGCGTCCCGCGGGAGCGCCCACCAGCGATGGCTGGTTGCGGGCGGGATCGCGCTGGGCACGGGGATCTGGAGCATGAACTTCGTGGGCCTGCTCGCGTTGCGCCTCCCCGTCCCCATCGGCCACGACGTGCCGGATTCGGTGTTCGCGCTGATGGTTGCGATCGCCGCTTCGCTGGTGGCGCTGCACACGGCCACCGGCCCCACGCTCCCCGGCCGGCGCTTCGGGATCGCCGGGCTGGTGATGGGGGCGGGGTTCACGGGAATGCTGTTCCTGAACCTTTCGGGGATGGACGGCCCGGTGGTGGTGCACTTTGAACCCGAGCGGGTGCTGCTTTCCGGGCTGGTCATCACCGTCGTTTCCCTGTGCGGCCTGTGGGTGGCGTTTCACCTGCGCGATCCCGAAGACCGCCGGCCGGAGTGGCAGCGCGGCGCGGCCTCGGTGGTTCTGGGCTGCGCCGTGGCGCTGGCGCACCACACGGGCACCTTTGCCGCGCGCTTCGGGGCCGTCGGCGCCGCCCTGCCCGTGCCGCGCGACTTCGTGCCGGGCAACACGGCGCTGACCACGGCGGTGGCGCTGGCGGCGGGCACCCTGCTGCTGCTGGCCGTGTACGGCGCGCGCATCGACCTGCGCGCGCGCACCCACGCCGCGGTCGTGCTGGAGCGCATCACCGACGGCTTTCTGGCCTTTGACCCCGGCGGGACCTGCACCTACGCCAACCGCGCCGCCGAGGAACTGCTGGGGCGCCCGCGGCAGGCCATGCTGGGACGGCGGCTGCACGACATCATTCCCGGCGCGGAAAACTCGGCGCTGGAGCAGGCGTGCCGCCGCGCCATGGCGGAGCAGGCGACCGCCAACGTGGAGGAGTTCAACGACGCGCTGCAGCTGTGGCTGGAGGTGCACGTGTATCCGTCGGACGACGGGCTGTCGGTCTACGTGCGGGACGTGACCTCGCGCCGGAAGGCCGGCGACGCGCTGCGCCGGCGCGAGCAGCAGCTGGCCGACGCGCAGCGCATCGCCCAGCTGGGAAGCTGGGAGAGCGGCGGGCCGGGCACCCCCATCACCTGGTCGCGCGAGGCGTACCGCATCTTCGGGCAGGACCCGGAAACATTCGTGCTCACGCGCGAAAGCTACATGGCGTGCGTGCACCCGGACGACCGCGAGCGCATTCAGGCGGAGTTCGCGCGTGCGGCGGCCACGGGCGAGGAGTTCGGCTTTGAAAAGCGCATCGTGCGCCCCGACGGCGAGGTGCGGGTGATCTTTGCCCACGGCACCGCGGCCGTGGACCCCACGGGCGGGCCGCCGCGCTTTACCGGGACGGTGCAGGACATTACCGACCGCAAGGCGGCCGAGCAGCGGCTGCGCGAAGCCGACCGCATGCTGGACGCGGTGATCCAGTCGTCGCCGCTGGCGGTGATGGCGGTGGACACCGCCGGGGCCGTGACCCTGTGGAACCCCGCGGCGGAGCGCGTCTTCGGGTGGAAGGCGGACGAGGTGCTGGGACAGCCCGTGCCCGTGATTCCGGAAGAGCAGGGCGAACTGCTGCGCACGCTGCTGGCGCAGGGCCCCGCCGCGCCCGGGATCCGGCTGCGGGAGCTGCAGCGGCGGCACCGGGACGGGCGGATGGTGGACGTGAGCCTTTCCGCCGCGCCGCTCATGAACCCGGGGGGCGAGGTGGCCGGCGCGGTGGCCATCGTGGCCGACAACACCGCCCAGCGCGCCGCCTCCGAGGCGCTGCGCAACAGCGAAGAGCGCTTTCGCGAGCTGGCGGAAAACATCCGCGAGGTGTTCTGGATCAAGGGCCCGGGGGACGGCCCGGTGCTGTACGTGAGCCCCGCCGCCGAGCAGGTGTGGAACATGTCGCCGGACACGCTGATGGGCGATCCGGATCGCTTTCTGGCAAAGGTGCACCCCGACGACCGCGGGACGGTGCTGCGCGCCCGCACCGCGGTGCAGGCCGACGCCACCGAGTTCGAGTACCGCATCGTCCGGCCGGACGGCGAGGTGCGCTGGGTGCGCGACCGCGGCTTTCCCGTGCGCGACGCGGCCGGCGCGGTGGTGCGCGTGGTGGGCGTGGCCGAGGACATCACCGCCCGGCGCGCGGCGGACCAGGCGCTGCGCGCGGGCGAGCGGCAGGCGCACAAGATGGCGGAGCGCATGCGCGCCGTGGCCGCCGCGGCGGGCGCCACCATCGGCGCGCAGTCGCGCGAGGCGCTGCGCGACGTGCTGGCCGAGGCCGTCCGCCGCGTCATTCCCTCCGACACCTTCACCTTCGCCACGCTGCTGCCGGACGAGTGGGCGCTCTGGTACCTGGGCGACTACGACGCGGGGGTGTACGGCGGCAGCCGCCCGGTGCCGCTGGCGGGAACGCCGGGCGAGGGCGTGATCCGCGGCCGCCGCCCGCTGCTCATCCGGCGCTCGTCCGAGGCGGCGGCGCGGGGCGGCATCCTGTGGGGCACCGGGGTGCGCTCGGAAAGCAGCATCCGCGTCCCCATCCTGAGCGGCGGCGACGTGCTGGGGATGATCACCGTGCAGAGCTACACGCCGGAGCTGTACGACGAGCAGGACGTGGAGGTGCTGGAGGCGCTGGCCGCGCTGGCGGCCACGGCGCTGCGCAACATCCGCCTGCGGGAGGAGCAGAACGCCGCGCAGGAGGCGCTGCGCCGGAGCGAGGCGGACTACCGCGGGCTGTTCGAGAACGCGCACGACGCCATCCTCATCATCGACCCCGACGGCGAGCGGGTGCTGGACGTGAATCCGCGCGCCTGCGAGCTGTACGGCTATCCGCGCGAGCAGTTCGTGGGGATGGCCATGGAGGCGGTGTCGGTGGACGCGGAGATGGGGCGGGCGCGGGTGCTGGAGGCGCTCAAGCCGGGGGTGCCGCGGCACTTTGAGCTGGTGCAGCGCGTGGCCGGCGGGGCGGAGCTGCACGTGGAGGTGATCGCCACCGCGGTGCCGTACCGCGGCGGGCGGGCCATTCTGTCCATCAACCGCGACATCACCGAGCGCAGGCAGGCCGAGGACGCGCTGCGGGCGTCGGAGCTCAAGTTCCGCTCGGTGACGCACTCCGCCGCCGACGCCATCGTGACCATCGACTCCGAAGGGTGCATCGTGTCGTGGAACCGGGGCGCGGAAACCGTCTTCGGCTACTGCGAGGCCGAGGCGCTGGGGCAGGCGCTGGAGATCATGATGCCGGAGCGGTTCCGCGAAAGGCACCGCGCCGGGGTGCAGCGCATGGCGCACACCGGCGACCTGTCGCTGCAGGACACCACGCTGGAGCTGGTGGGAATGCGGCGCGACGGGACGGAGTTTCCGCTGGAGGCGTCGCTGGCGCTGTGGGATGTGGGGGGGCGCCGCTTTGCCACGCGCATCATGCGCGACGTGAGCGAGCGGCGGCGGAGCGAGGAGGCGCTGCGCCGCAGCCAGCAGAAGCTGGCGCAGGCGCAGAAGATGGAGGCGGTGGGGCGGCTGGCGGGCGGCGTGGCGCACGACTTCAACAACCTGCTCACCGTCATCGGCGGCAACGCGGACCTGCTGATTCTGGACCGCGGCGGCGACGACGACCTGTGCGAGCAGCTGGGGGAGATCAAGCAGGCGGCGGACCGGGCGGCGGCGCTCACCCGGCAGCTGCTGGCCTTCAGCCGGCAGCAGGTGCTGCAGCCCCGGCTGCTGGACCTGGACGCCGTCGTTTCCGGGATGCACAAGATGCTCAGCCGGCTGATCGCGGAGCACGTGGATGTGGTGCTGCGGCTGCACGGGTCGCTGCCGCCGGTAAAGGCGGACCCCACGCAGATGGAGCAGGTGATTCTGAACCTGGCCGTCAACGCGCGCGACGCCATGCCCGACGGCGGGCGGCTGCTGATCCGCACGGACGCGGTGCGGCTGGAGCAGCCGGAGCTGCGCGCCGGGTTCGAGCTTCCCGCGGGGCCGTACGTCGTGCTGTCCGTGACCGACACGGGGCACGGGATCGAGCCGGCGGCGCTGGGGCGCATCTTCGAACCGTTCTTTACCACCAAGGCCGAGGGGCACGGCACGGGGCTGGGGCTGGCGACGGTGTACGGCATCGTGCAGCAGAGCGGGGGATGGATCGACGTGGCCAGCGAGCCGGACCGGGGCACGCGGTTCGAGGTTTTTCTGCCCAGCGTGGCGGCGGAAGTGGACGCGCCGGAGGCCGGTGCCGGCGCGGGGACGCACGCCGCGCGGGGAAGCGGCACGGTGCTGCTGGTGGAAGACAACGCCGCCGTGCGCCTGGTGGGCTCGCGCGCGCTCACGCGCAGCGGCTACACCGTGCTGGACGCGGGGGACGGCGAAGAGGGGCTGAAGGTGGCCGCGGCCTACGACGGGCGCATCGACCTGGTGGTGACGGACGTGGTGATGCCGCGGATGGGTGGGCGCGAGCTGGCGCGGCGCCTGTCCGAGTCGCGGCCGGAGACGCGGGTGATCTTTACCTCCGGGTTCACGGAGGATTCGGTGCTGCGGCCGGAAACGTTCGAGCCCGGCGCGCACTTTCTGCCCAAGCCGTACGGACCGGCGGAACTGGTGAGGCACGCGATGGACGTGCTGGCGGAGGTGTAG
- a CDS encoding sensor histidine kinase, with translation MTRTRGTPSTSHAGHWGFWWAAVSVWWTLDGVTAAGSYIRMARKAGEPATWGHALSTGMPSALMWIPPTMLALWTARRFPLDRHSWRRLAPVHAAILVAVVVARAAAVVALNPWIGWYDVLPPFREVVVTSFANNTFLYLILVGFGHALVYAGRARDREEQLASAELSALKMQLHPHFLFNTLNAITAFVRTEPLVAERMIARLSELLRHTLQHAGVHEVALEDELRFLRSYLEIEQARFDERLRVRWDIDPAVIRARVPHLILQPLVENAIRHGIGPRAAGGRVEIEARRRGVRLELVVRDRGVGMDPGTARTGVGLSNTRARLRQLYGAQHTIEVQGAPGRGVEIRITLPLRATDEEDDMPGGDHGAVRVTAPEAEMMAGVLSGAAAYDEEAR, from the coding sequence ATGACACGAACGCGCGGAACGCCATCCACCTCACACGCCGGCCACTGGGGATTCTGGTGGGCGGCCGTGTCGGTGTGGTGGACGCTGGACGGCGTCACCGCCGCGGGCAGCTACATCCGCATGGCGCGCAAGGCGGGCGAGCCGGCCACGTGGGGCCACGCGCTCAGCACCGGCATGCCCAGCGCGCTCATGTGGATTCCGCCCACCATGCTGGCGCTGTGGACGGCGCGGCGCTTTCCGCTGGACCGCCACAGCTGGCGCCGTCTGGCCCCCGTGCACGCCGCCATCCTGGTGGCCGTCGTCGTGGCCCGCGCGGCCGCCGTGGTGGCGCTCAACCCGTGGATCGGCTGGTACGATGTGCTTCCGCCCTTTCGCGAAGTGGTCGTCACCAGCTTTGCCAACAACACCTTTCTGTACCTGATCCTGGTGGGCTTCGGGCACGCGCTGGTGTACGCCGGGCGCGCGCGCGACCGCGAAGAGCAGCTGGCCAGCGCCGAGCTGAGCGCGCTCAAGATGCAGCTGCATCCCCACTTTCTGTTCAACACGCTCAACGCCATCACCGCGTTCGTGCGCACCGAGCCGCTGGTGGCCGAGCGGATGATCGCGCGCCTCAGCGAGCTGCTGCGCCACACGCTGCAGCACGCCGGCGTGCACGAGGTGGCGCTGGAGGATGAACTGCGCTTTCTGCGCAGTTACCTGGAAATCGAACAGGCGCGGTTCGACGAACGGCTGCGCGTGCGGTGGGACATCGACCCCGCCGTGATCCGGGCGCGCGTCCCCCACCTGATTCTGCAGCCGCTGGTGGAAAACGCCATCCGCCACGGCATCGGGCCGCGCGCGGCGGGCGGCAGGGTGGAGATCGAGGCGCGGCGGCGCGGCGTACGGCTGGAACTCGTGGTCCGCGACCGCGGCGTGGGGATGGATCCGGGAACGGCGCGCACCGGCGTGGGCCTTTCCAACACGCGCGCCCGGCTGCGGCAGCTGTACGGCGCGCAGCACACCATTGAAGTGCAGGGCGCGCCGGGGCGCGGGGTGGAAATCCGCATCACTCTTCCCCTTCGCGCCACGGACGAGGAAGACGACATGCCGGGCGGGGACCATGGCGCGGTGCGGGTCACCGCCCCGGAGGCAGAGATGATGGCCGGCGTCCTTTCCGGCGCCGCGGCTTACGACGAGGAGGCGCGATGA